GGACTTGTAGTCCGGCACGATGGTGAAATACTGCCACACCTTGCCCTCCAGGCCATTCTTGGCGAACTCTTCGCGCAGGATCGCGTCGCTCTCGCGGAGCGCCTCCAGGCGGTCGCGGGTGATGGCGCCGGTGCAGCGCACGCCCAGGCCGGGGCCGGGGAACGGCTGGCGGTAGACCATATTGTCGGGCAGGCCGAGCTCCTTGCCGACCACGCGCACCTCATCCTTGAACAGGAGCTTGATCGGCTCCACGAGTTCGAACTGAAGGTCCTCGGGCAGGCCGCCCACATTGTGGTGGCTCTTGACGGGGCCGGATTCGACGATGTCCGGATAGATCGTTCCCTGGGCCAGGAAGCTGATCCCTTCCAGCTTGCGGGCCTCCTCTTCGAACACGCGGATGAATTCCGCGCCGATGATCTTGCGCTTCTGCTCCGGATCCGCCACGCCGGCCAGCTTGTCCAGGAAGCGGTCCGTGGCGTCTACATACACCAGGTTGGCGTCGAGCTCGTCGCGGAACACGCGCACCACCTGCTCAGGCTCGCCCTTGCGGAGAAGTCCGTGGTTGACGTGCACGGACACCAGCTGCTTGCCGACCGCCTTGATAAGCAGGGCGGCCACGACCGACGAATCCACGCCGCCGGACAGGGCCAGCAGCACCTTCTTGTCGCCGATCTGCGCACGCAGCTCGCGGATCTGTTCTTCGATGAATTTCTGGGCCAATGCCGGAGTCGTGATACGCTCCATATTCGCGGGCCGAACGTTACCTGTTGACATAAGTAATTTTGTTATAATGAGTTAATATCCTTTCTTCTATTCCCATTCGATGGTTGCCGGCGGTTTGGACGAGATGTCGTAGACCACGCGGTTGACGCCGCGGACCTTGTTGATGATCTCGTTGCTGACGTCGGCGAGGAAGTCGTATGGGAAATGGAACCAGTCGGCCGTCATCGCGTCGGTGGACACCACCGCGCGCAGCGCGACAGGATTCTCATAGGTGCGCTCGTCGCCCATCACGCCCACGCTCTTGACCGGCAGCAGGATCACGCCCGCCTGCCAGATGGCGTCGTAGAGGTTGGTCGCCATCACGCGCGGGTCGGACGCGCACGGGAAGCCCATTCCGGTGCAGTCGTAGGCCCGCAGGGCGCGCACGTAGATGTCGTCCGCTTCGCGCAGGACGCGGAGTTTCTCTTCGGTCACCTCGCCGATGATGCGGATGGCCAGGGACGGACCCGGGAAAGGATGCCGGCCCACGAGCTCTTCCTTGATGCCGAGGGCACGGCCCACGCGGCGCACTTCGTCCTTGAAGAGCATCCGCAGCGGCTCCACGATCTTGAGCTTCATCTCCTCCGGCAGGCCGCCCACGTTGTGGTGGCTCTTGATCTTGGAGGCGATGCCCGGGATGCCGGCAGACTCGATCACGTCGGGATAGATGGTGCCCTGCGCCAGCCAGCGGGCGCCTTCAATGCCCCGCGCATAGCGGTCGAAGGTCTCGACGAACAGCCGGCCGATGACCTTGCGCTTGCCCTCCGGCTCTTCCACGCCGGCGAGCGCGCCGAGGAATTCCTTCGAGGCGTCGGCGCCGATTACGTTCAGGCCCATGTCGCGGTAGGATTCGAGGACATCCTCGAATTCATTCTTGCGGAGCAGGCCGTTGTTGACAAAGATACAGGTAAGGTTGTGGCCGATGGCCTTGTTGAGCAGCACGCCGGCCACGGTGGAGTCCACGCCGCCGCTCAGGCCCAGGATGACCTTCTCGTCACCGATCTGCTCCCGCAGGGCGGCGACCGTCGTCTCGATGAACGAGGCGGGCGTCCAGTCGCCTGCGCAGCCGCAGATGTCCAGGGCGAAATTGGCCAGGATCTTCGAACCTTCCGTGGTGTGGAACACCTCCGGATGGAACTGCACCGCATAGGTCCGCTCGCCCGGGATCTGGTAGGCCGCATTGGCCACGTCCTGCGTGGAGGCGATCACCTCGGCGCCCTCCGGGAGCTGCGAGATGGTGTCGCCATGCGACATCCAGACCTGCGAGTGGGCGCTCAGGCCCTTGAGCAGGGGCGAATCGGCGCGGACGACATCCAGCATCGCGCGGCCGTACTCGCGGGCCAGGGAGCCCTCGACCTTGCCGCCGCAGCGGTGCGCGATGTACTGCGCGCCATAGCAGATGCCCAGCAGCGGAAGCTTGCCGCGGAAGAGGCCGAGGTCGACCTGCGGAGCGTTCGCGTCCCGCACCGAGCAGGGGCTGCCGGACAGGATCACACCCCGGACGGAATCGTCCAGGGCAGGAACCTTGTCATACGGATAAATCTCACAATAAACGTTGAGCTCGCGGAGGCGACGGCCGATGAGCTGGGTCACCTGGGAGCCGAAATCCAGAATCAGGATCTTATTCACCGCGGGAGTAGTTGGGGGTTTCCTTGGTGATGGTGATGTCGTGCGGGTGGCTCTCCGCCATGCCGCTGGCCGTCACGCGGGTGAACTTGGCCTGCTTGAGGGCCTGCAGGTCGCGTGCGCCGCAGTAGCCCATGCCGGAGCGCAGGCCGCCCACGAGTTGGTAGACCGTCTCGGAGAGCGTGCCCTTGTAGGGGACGCGGCCGACGATGCCTTCCGGGACGAGCTTCTTGAGCTCGACCTTGTCGTCCTGGAAATAGCGGTCCTTGGAGCCGGCCGCCATCGCGTCGATGGAACCCATGCCGCGGTAGGCCTTGAACTTACGGCCGCTGTAGATGATGGTCTCGCCCGGCGATTCCTCCGTGCCGGCGAACATCGAACCGCACATCACGCAGTCGCCGCCGGCCGCCAGGGCCTTGACGATGTCGCCCGAGTAGCGCAGACCGCCGTCGGCGATCAGCGTCACGTCCGTGCCCTTGAGGGCCTGGGAGGCGCTCCAGATGGCGCTCAGCTGCGGCACGCCCACGCCCGCGACGATGCGCGTGGTGCAGATGGAGCCGGGGCCAATGCCCACCTTGACGCCGTCCGCGCCGCCCTTGACCAGGTCGCGGGCGGCCTCTTCCGTGGCCACGTTGCCCACCACCACGTCCAGCGACGGGTAAGCCTTCTTGACGCGCTTCAGCAGGTCGATCACGCCCTTGCTGTGACCGTGCGCGGAGTCGAGCACCACGGCGTCCACGCCCTCGGCGTAGAGCGCGGCCACGCGGTCGAGCGCGTCCGGCGTGATGCCGATGCCGGCCGCCACGCGCAGGCGCCCCCTGGCGTCCTTGCAGGCATCCGGATGCAGGCGCTCCTTGATGAGGTCCTTGTAGGTGATCAGGCCCACGATGTGGCCCTTGTCGTCCACGACCGGGAGCTTCTCCACTTTATATTTCTGGAGGACGGACTTGACATATTCGCGGTCCGTGCGGGAATCGGGGATGGTGACCAGGTTCTGCGAGGTCATCACGTCGCGCACCAGCACGTCCAGATCCTCCTGGAAACGCACGTCGCGGTTGGTCACGATGCCCACGAGGTGGTTCTCGCCGTCCGTGACGGGGATGCCGCCGATGTGGTTCTCGCTCATCAGGCGGAGCGCTTCGCCCACCGTCTGGTCCTGGTTGATCGTGACGGGGTCGCTGATCATGCCGTTCTCCGAGCGCTTCACCTTGCGGACCTCAGCGGCCTGCGCGGCGATGCCCATATTCTTATGAATAACGCCGATGCCTCCTTCCCTTGCCAGGGCGATGGCCATCGGCGCTTCGGTAACGGTGTCCATGGCGGCGGACACGATCGGAATGTTCAGGGTAATGTTGCGGGAGAAACGGGTCTGCAGGGAGACTTCCCGCGGCAGGACTTCGGAGTACGCCGGAATCAGGAGTACATCGTCAAAAGTCAAGCCTTCCAGGGCGATTCTTTCTTCAATAAAGGACATATCGGAGGGACTTTTATTTGACGGACAAAGTTAATCAAAAATGCCTATCGCCACAAATATTTTTTTCAACAAAATCCGCACATTCCCTTCCGGAAAACAATTGCGGAACCGGGGATTCCGGTTCCGCAACTGCCTGTTCCATTCCCCAGAGGGGAAAGGACCAGCCTACCGCGCTACGGGAAGCGTAAGGCGGGCGTTCTGAAGCGCTTCGTTGAACTGCTTGAAATTGTATTCTTTCGTACGGCGGTCGACAGTGAAGATATCGACCAGCCACCAGATACCGAGACCGCCGGCAGTAATCAGCTTGAGCACGCCAAGGCCCGTGTCTCCGAGCAGGAAACGGTCGACACCCAATTCACCGACCAGGATGGAGAGCACCAGCATCATCGTAGGATCACGGAAACAGGTTCCGTTCAGGACCTGCAGCTCATAATCGCTCAACTCGGGCAGGAGACCGCGGATGACCGCAAAATCTTCCGGCTTGAACATCTTGGAGTTTTCCATCACGAAATGAGAGATCATGTAATCGCGGTCGTAGGCAAGCCCATAATAATCGTTCAAGACCTCGACCTGATTCATCTCCGGAGCCTCAAGACGTTCCACCAAGATCGCGTCCCTTTCTGCTCCTCTGGCAAAGACACAGGATGCCAGCATCATGACAGCCGCGCATCCGAATTTGAAAAGTTTATTCATAATATTAACAGACCCCGCAGCACCCCGATGCGGAAAAAAATAAAGGATGGAGTGCACCCCCATCCTTTTCAAAAAGCAGGCCACTATCAAGGGAGCTTATCAACGGCCTCCCGAAAATGGTCTTTCGATTTGTCACTCCAGGTCGGATCGCCCACATAGACAACGCGTCCCCGCCGGTCCGTCAGGAAACAATGGAACCGGGGATCCTTTGGAATCCATGGATTCAGCGACAAAAACTCGCCCCCGTCATCAATATATACGGGGAATTCCACCTGGTAGTGAATCTGGCTGACAGCCCGCTCCCGCTCCTTCGCTTTCGGCGAGATCACGACCACAAAATCAAACACAGAACTTTCCTGCGACCAATGGTAGAGGTCGGAATAGACGACCAGATGCCCGATTCTACAAGACGAACACTCCGTTGAATCAATGTACAAGATACATTTCGCCCGGGGATCCAGCGAACCGGAACCAATGGTGTCCATCTGGACCTTCTTCAACATGGTTGGCGCTACAACCTCTTTCGACAACATCCGGTCCAGAGAACGGTATGTCCTCACCCGGTTGCAGGAGGAAAGAAAAGAGCAGAAAAGGATGAAGACCAGCGCCAAAAACTCCTTACAGCGGCAGTTCATAGCGCGTTATGACATATTCCAGAAGTTCTGGATCCTCTGCTACCGTGTATAGGTAATGATTGTCAGGAGAAACAACAAAGTCATGGAACGGTTTATCAGTCTGATAATTAGCAATAAATTGCCCATCCCAGTCGTACACCTCGACTTCGTCGAAGGTATGCTTCTCAAAACCTTTATACGACTCCGTTTTTTGGATTTCTTCCCGTGTCCTCTTCAACTGTGCATAGATGTAATCCGCGGTGGAATAGATATCGATGCCAGCATTCTTTTTGTCTACGTAACTCACGTTGAGCCCATCCGAGTCGACCTTATATTTCGGAAGATTAGAATAGACCAACGCTTTCTCAGCCATTACCCCATCATCCACCTTGCCGATAAACATATAGCGAGCATACAAATGCGAATAACAAATGCGGTCTCCTTGACTACGCATATAGCAGTCCATATAAACCTGCTGCTTAAAATTCGCTTGCAGTTGAACCGTATCGGCAGGCCAATACTGAATCGGCGTACACTCCCCGACAAGACAATCGGCAAGGGAAAGAATCGTCTCCGTTCCCCCTTCTCCAGCCGCAACGACAAACCGGCCAGGACCATATCCCGTAAAAACTTGCCAGGTCATCAAATCTGGATTCGGGAACGCGTATTCCTTCCATAGGTCCTTATCGTCTATGACGGACATGTCCGTCAACGGAATTCCGAAAATCTGCCTTAGTCCGAAGGGATTACCATTGCTGACAAACAAGGTGTCCCCATACAGAGAATACTCCGTGTAAAGGAACTCGCGGGGGCCGCGGCCCTTATCAATCAACCCTTTGAAATACTTCAGCGAATCTCCCGAAACCTGATAGACAACCAATCGGCTGGTGTCCCGCTCTTCGCGCAGGAAAAGATAATCCTGATAGGCAGCGACCAGCTTCCCCGGCAAAATACCTTCCACCCTCATCGGCTGCCCCTCCAGCGTCATAGTAACCTTTTTTCTTTCATTATCACGCCCATCCCGGCTGCACGAAAAAGCAACAGCCAGGATGAGCAAAGGGAAAAGGCGTATAAAACGTCTCATATCTCTTATTCTGTTTTCGAGCGCCCCGGGACACCGACATGTGATTGTTTACCACCCTCATCGGTATATGTATAGCAACACCTCTCACCAGGCCCTGGACAATTCGTATCGACCTCATAAGGGCTATTATCATCTATGAGGATAGAGCTCTTTTCATAACTAAGATAGGCATAAGCCTTGACGGAGAAGAAAACGACAACCACGACGACGGCTGCAAGGAGAGAAATAACTAGCTTTTTCATAATTTGATTTTTGAAGTTAATAAAACAATGAAATAAACATTGCTATGCATAGCTTCGCGAAACTAAAAAAAAAAACGACTTCCGCAATATTTCAGCCCTAATTCTTCTATTATTCAGCATTTTGCCAGATTCCGGACAGGATTTGCCGGGAAAAACTGGAAGGTCCCTCCTTTTAGAGAGGGACCTTCCAGTAAAAGCCGGGGTTTTCTGTCCGGAACGAACTGTAAAACGCCGCTTAGATCGTGACCTTGAAGCCGTAGATTTTACCATTTTCGAGCGAGAGCTTGCTCGTGATCGTCTTCCGCATGTCACAGCCGGGGAAAACGGTGACCGAATTCCGGCGTTCCTCCTCGTCGTCGTAATAGTTGCCGCCGAACTGGAGACAGAGTTCATATCCCGCCTCGAGATCCTTGTCGAAGCGAACGGGCACGAAGAAGGTCTTTTCGACCACATCCTCTTCCATCAGCGTGAGGTCGCTGTTATTGCCGCTATCGAGCAGGTAATAGTCCTGCGGTCCTCTCTCGATCGTGAAGGGAGTCCCCGTGTAGCTTCCGGTGGTCACATCCAGGCCGGAGAACCGGACGAAGACCGGGTCACCGTTCACACCCCACTCTTCCTCTTCGTCCGAGTCGGGATCCAAGCACTTGATGCGGATGGAATTGATCCGCGCCTGGTCGAAAGGAGAACCGGGAGGCGCCTCGTACGGGAAGTGCCTGAGGGTCACCTCGATACGGAACACGGCGAACTGGCGCTCCAGATACACGTGGGCGACATCGCCGGAGATCAGCACCTCACCCAGCATCAGGTCGACATCGGAGATAGAAGACGGATCATCGTGCTGCAGGGCACCCGAAGCGGTCGAAAGGTTTCTCATATAAATGGTCGGAGATCCCACCCGCACAGCGTCGAAGATCGAATTGCCAGCGTACGTGTCCACCGACGGATACAGGCAGATGACCTTGTCCCCTGCGTTTCCGGTCCAGGTCCCGGAGAATTCCGCCTTGCTGCGGCCTTCCTCACCGGTAGAAGTGAACGTATCGACGGCCGTGATGCCGCCCTGGTCGAAAGAAACCACCGTAATGGCTTCCTCCGAATTCCAGAACCCTTCCAGCGTCTTGCTTTCCGTGTCGTATTCATAAAGCGTCTTTGTGCCCGTCGGAGCGACGACGGACGCCTGGATCGTCATCGGAACGCCTGCTTTCTTTTCGACCGGCGTCTTCTGGCAGCTGCTCATCAGCACGGCCGCGCAGGCCGTCATGGCGATAATCGTAATGATGCGTTTCATCTTGCAGTCGGTTTATCGGTTAAAAATCAAGATCCCAGCCGTGCTCCATGCCCGGCACTTCACCGGAGGCGGCAATAATGGATTCAGGGACGACGTCGACGACTTCGACGGACGGGGCCTCGTAGGTCTGGCGGCCGAAGGTGCGGATAGAGGATTCGGTTATCATTTTTCAGTAATTCTTTTAAAAGCTTGCAAGTATAGTGAATTTTATCGGGAAATCCACCCCCTATCGGCTTGATTCCGCATCTTTCCGCTTGCGGTACATCTGATAGGTGTTATAGACGTTGTGCCAGATGCTGTAGAAGCCGCCGGCCACGGAAACGACGGGCGTGAGGAAGGTGTAGCCCATCCAGATGGCAAAGACGGTGTTCTTCTGGCCGAGGGCCTGCCCGGCGGAGATGGGGCACTTGTAGCGGCGGCCGATCCAGCGGCCGAGCGCGAACTGCAGGATACAGGCGAGCAGCGAGGCGACGCCGATCTCCCAGAGCACCCGGGGGCCGGCGTCGTTCTGCACGATGGCGCGCGTGCTCATCAGGATGGCGAGCGTCAGCGAGACCGCCCAGATGTAGAACGAAAGGTTGGGGAATCTGAGCAGCCAGGCGTGGAATTTCGGCAGCAGGTAGCGCACCAGCCAGGCCGTCAGGCACGGCAGGATGAGCAGCGGGAACACCTTGGCGAGGATCTTGGCAAAGGCCTCGTAGAAGGTCAGGCCCGCCACCGGATGGATGAGCGGGACCATCAGCGGCACGAGCACCGACACCGCCAGGTTGATCAGCACCGTGTAGGTGACCACGCCGGCCATGTTGCCGCCCAGCTTGCCCGTCACCACGGCGCAGGCCGTGGCCGTCGGGCAGATCAGGCACAGCATCGCCGCCTCGACGCCGTGGCGCAGCGGCAGCTCCGGGCAGAAATACAGCAGCAGCGACAGGCCGACGAACAGCCCGCACTGCACCAGCAGCAGCCAGCCCATCCAGCGGTGCGGCCGCATCTGGTGCGGCTC
This Bacteroidales bacterium WCE2004 DNA region includes the following protein-coding sequences:
- a CDS encoding GMP synthase (glutamine-hydrolysing) (manually curated), whose protein sequence is MSTGNVRPANMERITTPALAQKFIEEQIRELRAQIGDKKVLLALSGGVDSSVVAALLIKAVGKQLVSVHVNHGLLRKGEPEQVVRVFRDELDANLVYVDATDRFLDKLAGVADPEQKRKIIGAEFIRVFEEEARKLEGISFLAQGTIYPDIVESGPVKSHHNVGGLPEDLQFELVEPIKLLFKDEVRVVGKELGLPDNMVYRQPFPGPGLGVRCTGAITRDRLEALRESDAILREEFAKNGLEGKVWQYFTIVPDYKSTGVKNDKRSWDWPVIIRAVNTRDAMTATIEEIPYKLLHHITQRIVTEVPGVNRVLYDLTPKPTGTIEWE
- a CDS encoding GMP synthase (glutamine-hydrolysing), which gives rise to MNKILILDFGSQVTQLIGRRLRELNVYCEIYPYDKVPALDDSVRGVILSGSPCSVRDANAPQVDLGLFRGKLPLLGICYGAQYIAHRCGGKVEGSLAREYGRAMLDVVRADSPLLKGLSAHSQVWMSHGDTISQLPEGAEVIASTQDVANAAYQIPGERTYAVQFHPEVFHTTEGSKILANFALDICGCAGDWTPASFIETTVAALREQIGDEKVILGLSGGVDSTVAGVLLNKAIGHNLTCIFVNNGLLRKNEFEDVLESYRDMGLNVIGADASKEFLGALAGVEEPEGKRKVIGRLFVETFDRYARGIEGARWLAQGTIYPDVIESAGIPGIASKIKSHHNVGGLPEEMKLKIVEPLRMLFKDEVRRVGRALGIKEELVGRHPFPGPSLAIRIIGEVTEEKLRVLREADDIYVRALRAYDCTGMGFPCASDPRVMATNLYDAIWQAGVILLPVKSVGVMGDERTYENPVALRAVVSTDAMTADWFHFPYDFLADVSNEIINKVRGVNRVVYDISSKPPATIEWE
- a CDS encoding IMP dehydrogenase, whose protein sequence is MSFIEERIALEGLTFDDVLLIPAYSEVLPREVSLQTRFSRNITLNIPIVSAAMDTVTEAPMAIALAREGGIGVIHKNMGIAAQAAEVRKVKRSENGMISDPVTINQDQTVGEALRLMSENHIGGIPVTDGENHLVGIVTNRDVRFQEDLDVLVRDVMTSQNLVTIPDSRTDREYVKSVLQKYKVEKLPVVDDKGHIVGLITYKDLIKERLHPDACKDARGRLRVAAGIGITPDALDRVAALYAEGVDAVVLDSAHGHSKGVIDLLKRVKKAYPSLDVVVGNVATEEAARDLVKGGADGVKVGIGPGSICTTRIVAGVGVPQLSAIWSASQALKGTDVTLIADGGLRYSGDIVKALAAGGDCVMCGSMFAGTEESPGETIIYSGRKFKAYRGMGSIDAMAAGSKDRYFQDDKVELKKLVPEGIVGRVPYKGTLSETVYQLVGGLRSGMGYCGARDLQALKQAKFTRVTASGMAESHPHDITITKETPNYSRGE
- a CDS encoding TM2 domain-containing protein translates to MMLASCVFARGAERDAILVERLEAPEMNQVEVLNDYYGLAYDRDYMISHFVMENSKMFKPEDFAVIRGLLPELSDYELQVLNGTCFRDPTMMLVLSILVGELGVDRFLLGDTGLGVLKLITAGGLGIWWLVDIFTVDRRTKEYNFKQFNEALQNARLTLPVAR
- a CDS encoding hypothetical protein (manually curated), whose translation is MTLEGQPMRVEGILPGKLVAAYQDYLFLREERDTSRLVVYQVSGDSLKYFKGLIDKGRGPREFLYTEYSLYGDTLFVSNGNPFGLRQIFGIPLTDMSVIDDKDLWKEYAFPNPDLMTWQVFTGYGPGRFVVAAGEGGTETILSLADCLVGECTPIQYWPADTVQLQANFKQQVYMDCYMRSQGDRICYSHLYARYMFIGKVDDGVMAEKALVYSNLPKYKVDSDGLNVSYVDKKNAGIDIYSTADYIYAQLKRTREEIQKTESYKGFEKHTFDEVEVYDWDGQFIANYQTDKPFHDFVVSPDNHYLYTVAEDPELLEYVITRYELPL
- a CDS encoding bile acid:Na+ symporter, BASS family; translation: MGTYRYTLVKFLRDWALIIGMIVGASLYLGYHAIPALHPAGPVLEQIVRELQPSLLFVMLFLSFCKIEPHQMRPHRWMGWLLLVQCGLFVGLSLLLYFCPELPLRHGVEAAMLCLICPTATACAVVTGKLGGNMAGVVTYTVLINLAVSVLVPLMVPLIHPVAGLTFYEAFAKILAKVFPLLILPCLTAWLVRYLLPKFHAWLLRFPNLSFYIWAVSLTLAILMSTRAIVQNDAGPRVLWEIGVASLLACILQFALGRWIGRRYKCPISAGQALGQKNTVFAIWMGYTFLTPVVSVAGGFYSIWHNVYNTYQMYRKRKDAESSR